ACATGCGGGTCGGTGTACAGCGTGTATGGCGGTATGACGCGCAGGTGCGTGCCGCCAGCGGCGAGCGTGGTCACGGCGTCGCGCGCCGCGTCCGCTCGGACGAGGTCGTGCTCGGTGGCCTCCCAACCGCCGTTGCTGTGCAGGGTGCGCCACCTGGCCTCGATCAGCTCGGCAATCCTGGGCCCCAATTGATCGGAAACGGTAATGAGCATGTCGGTGGCCGCCGAAACGAGGGCGGCAGCGACCGGCCCCGGGCCCGCGACCAGAGGATGCATCGGTGAGGGTGTCTCGTCAGCGACGTCGATAACGGCTGCGGCCCTCAGCGATTCGGGCAGCAGCGACAGGGCCAGCATGCGCGTGTCGGAAAAGGTGTAGAGCGGAACCGCCACCGAGATCGAGAAATCGTCTTGGACGCCGACGTGAAACACCCGCCGCGGCAGGAACAGCACATCGCCGGCCTGGAGGTCATGGCGTTCGCCGTGCTCGAGCAGTGCGGTGTAGTCGCCGAAGGTCGGCGCCCGGCCACCGGTCAGTTCCCGGTACAGGTCACCGGACCAGGTGTAGAACCGCTTGGTGCCGGGGCCGAGGTGGACCAGGAAGGCGTCTTCGTACCCCTCGTGCACTCCGAACGCCGTACCGGCATAGTTGCCGACGAAGGCGACCTGTTCGCTGCCACCGATCGGCACGCCCCATCCGGCGTGCGCGGATCCGATGAGCTCACCGAGCACAGCAGCCAATGCGGGGGAAGTGGTCTCGAGGTTGTTGATCACCAGCGAGAACCGCTGGGCGCCAATCAGTTTCCGCATCCAGGAGACGAAGTCGTCCTCGGCCCATGGAGCGGTCAGCATGGTGTCGATCACCTCGTCGCGGCGATCCTCGCCCACGTAGACGCGGGCGCGTGCGCTGGTGGGCTCACCTTCGGTGGCGGCCCGGCGCAGCCTGCGCAAACCGTCGAACACGTCGTCGGGGCCCAGGAGATCGGTCGGCACGAGACCCTTGAACAGATAGGGCGCGACGGCGCCATCGGTCCTGGACGGGAACTGGGTCGACCAGAACTCCGGGGACGGCGGCCAGGTGACAGTGGAGTCGGTGGCTGTGGTCATGACGCCGGCCCTTCCGCGGGTGAGGACATGCAGGTGGTGGTCAAGGTCTCTCCTCTCCTGCCGTGCAGCCCGCCGGATCGGCGGCCGGAGGCGCCGGCGCTGGCTGCGACAGACGAATGTCTCGATGCCCCGCCGCCGGGACCGCCCCGTTGCGGCGTATGAGAAGTGTTGGCGCTCAAGGGGTCCAGTCGCATCGCAGAAGAGGTCCGATCCAGTCCGTTTCTGTCCTATCTCGTACGCTGGACTACCGGTGTCGATAGGATCGATCGCTAGTTCGACAGCTCGACACTTGAAAAAGGGGGACGTGATTGGGGACCGTGCTCAAGATGCTGCTCGACGAACGGCATCTGGCAAGCCACAAGGACTTCTGCGCCGAATACCGCAGGCACGCAGCCCAACTCGACAGCGCCGCGACACGGGCTGATGCACCCTCACGAGCCCAGTTCTACAACTGGATGTCGGGGGACATGAAGGGCGTGCCGCAGAATCATCACCGCAGAGTCCTGGCGCGAATGTTCCCCGGATGGTCGATCCATGCCCTTTTTTCGATGGCCAATGCGGCGGCCGTCAGCCCGCACCTGGCACATGACGATCTTGTCGATGAGCGGTTGAGAACGTTCTTGGGAGCGGAGATGGCCGATCGTGGTGTCACGCTGGTCGTTCCCAGTTTCGAGCTGGCCACGAGCTCGGTCGACGCGCTGGAGGCCGCAGGCATCCCGCGTCAGCACATTTTCAGCAAGCGGGCGAGCGTATTCAACGCCGCCCACCGAATCGACGTGCCGGTCGCCCTGGCCGAAA
This DNA window, taken from Nocardia sp. BMG111209, encodes the following:
- a CDS encoding JmjC domain-containing protein yields the protein MTTATDSTVTWPPSPEFWSTQFPSRTDGAVAPYLFKGLVPTDLLGPDDVFDGLRRLRRAATEGEPTSARARVYVGEDRRDEVIDTMLTAPWAEDDFVSWMRKLIGAQRFSLVINNLETTSPALAAVLGELIGSAHAGWGVPIGGSEQVAFVGNYAGTAFGVHEGYEDAFLVHLGPGTKRFYTWSGDLYRELTGGRAPTFGDYTALLEHGERHDLQAGDVLFLPRRVFHVGVQDDFSISVAVPLYTFSDTRMLALSLLPESLRAAAVIDVADETPSPMHPLVAGPGPVAAALVSAATDMLITVSDQLGPRIAELIEARWRTLHSNGGWEATEHDLVRADAARDAVTTLAAGGTHLRVIPPYTLYTDPHVDEHLHIGVAVRGLVLRVPNSPAWGAAMASLAAGHSVRITDELGGDALALLLETGGIQVLTEPEFGESR